Proteins found in one Penaeus vannamei isolate JL-2024 chromosome 43, ASM4276789v1, whole genome shotgun sequence genomic segment:
- the LOC113811586 gene encoding uncharacterized protein, with protein sequence MIVTTNGNAEIPEDNEMQTFSSSTLIQILRKCNSFFIQGLVSVQGECRPLITCGRQVGVIRPDVACCLLDYPQVFTATPDAFIINPQLNSYASRSSALDYVLRDLRAKNVLLALRGWREECFNVWADFGAEPLFKIERSAATVLGVRAYGVHVTGYTYRDGKMMIWLQKRSIDKPTYPGMMDTMVGGGLTAGLKPSDVYLKEAYEEASLPEHLLKNGRQAGTVAFFTESERGLHANTEFVYDVELPSDFTPSNNDGEVEGFECIPVEELLERATSSKYKLTSVPVAVDFLVRHSYITPETEKEFPTLMELLHVPLNQLYRRWPHNRFQASPTPSLITDV encoded by the exons ATGATCGTAACTACCAACGGTAACGCAGAAATACCAGAGGATAACGAAATGCAGACATTTTCGTCGTCTACACTGATCCAGATACTACGTAAATGTAATTCCTTTTTTATCCAAG GTTTGGTTAGCGTGCAAGGGGAGTGTCGTCCATTGATTACCTGTGGCAGACAGGTTGGAGTCATTAGACCAGACGTCGCCTGCTGCCTTCTGGACTACCCCCAGGTCTTCACTGCCACGCCGGATGCTTTCATTATCAATCCGCAG TTGAATTCCTACGCCTCGAGATCGAGCGCCCTCGACTACGTGCTGCGCGACCTCCGGGCCAAGAACGTGCTGCTGGCCCTCCGCGGGTGGCGCGAGGAGTGCTTCAACGTGTGGGCAGATTTCGGGGCCGAGCCGCTCTTCAAGATCGAAAGGTCTGCGGCGA CTGTCTTGGGCGTAAGGGCGTATGGTGTCCACGTGACCGGTTACACATATCGAGATGGCAAAATGATGATATGGTTGCAGAAAAGGTCAATAGATAAGCCTACATACCCTGGCATGATGGACACCATGGTCGGCGGTGGCCTGACAGCAGGACTGAAGCCTTCTGACGTGTATCTAAAGGAAGCCTACGAGGAAGCCTCCCTCCCTGAACACCTGCTCAAGAATGGCCGACAGGCTGGAACAGTCGC ATTTTTCACGGAGTCTGAGCGCGGCCTGCATGCCAACACAGAGTTTGTGTACGATGTTGAACTTCCTTCCGATTTCACCCCGTCCAATAATGATGGAGAAGTAGAAGGCTTTGAATGCATTCCAGTTGAG GAACTCCTCGAACGGGCCACGTCCAGCAAATACAAGTTGACATCCGTGCCAGTGGCTGTGGATTTCTTAGTTCGCCATAGTTACATCACGCCAGAAACTGAAAAGGAATTCCCTACACTCATGGAGCTCTTACATGTTCCACTAAATCAGCTGTATCGAAGATGGCCACACAACAGGTTCCAGGCCTCGCCTACTCCTTCACTTATTACAGATGTTTGA